In one Bombyx mori chromosome 4, ASM3026992v2 genomic region, the following are encoded:
- the LOC101744857 gene encoding sodium/hydrogen exchanger 9B2 isoform X1 codes for MAKNKEKTAVLEKGVYIIHADEELKTPDLSPSTDTEKNTSKDNVKNKGTWLHTSTPTVVHFLALITQGLLVWGLLWLAWGDGWSWNGKWFKPAVVVVIAWSSGQLLQRLTTLPPLLAAILTGILARNLGYLDMRGYPHVDNFLRKIYPVIILGKSSLGWDLKFMKANWRQVFSLGVVPWTAEVLALATCSRYFLHYPWVWGILLGSIYASLSCAVVMPSVLKVGTSPDRTHNWPQLCSTAGGIDTALSVGIYGIVYSYIFSDVHDAYRYTKVALTLFVGVAMGIAWGSLAKLIPHSRNPYVTELRVLFVLLGGLFGNFLTLHLGWGGAGGVAVLACNATAANHWSRDGWKLNNNPASTVYRVLWAALEPAVFAYTGTYFEIQHTLTDTILKGFGILLVCLAVRLACAFLMCWDMSVKERIFICCSWTPKSIVEAVLCPLALNTLILRGGKNEQEMEYAEQLMRLVVQAILVTTPVGYLFTKHLGPVLLRDKRKEFRNESEA; via the exons ATAAGGAAAAGACGGCCGTCCTCGAGAAAGGCGTCTACATTATACACGCCGATGAGGAACTAAAAAC GCCAGACTTGTCACCTAGTACCGATACCGAAAAAAATACCTCAAAGGATAATGTGAAAAATAAAGGTACTTGGTTACATACATCGACTCCAACAGTTGTTCATTTTTTGGCATTAATTACTCAAG GTCTTTTAGTTTGGGGGCTACTTTGGCTTGCGTGGGGAGACGGGTGGAGTTGGAATGGAAAATGGTTCAAACCAGCAGTCGTTGTGGTTATCGCATGGAGCAGCGGACAACTCCTACAGAGACTCACTACGCTCCCTCCACTTCTGGCTGCTATACTAACAGGAATCCTTGCAAGAAATTTAGGCTACCTCGACATGCGAGGATACCCACACGTGGACAACTTTTTAAG GAAAATTTACCCAGTGATAATTCTTGGCAAGTCATCTCTGGGTTGGGACTTGAAATTTATGAAGGCCAATTGGCGTCAAGTTTTCAGCCTCGGTGTGGTACCCTGGACGGCTGAGGTTCTCGCTCTCGCGACATGCTCGCGGTACTTCCTCCATTATCCCTGGGTTTGGG GCATTCTCCTTGGGTCTATCTACGCATCTTTGTCTTGTGCTGTGGTGATGCCCTCTGTATTAAAAGTTGGGACTAGTCCAGATAGGACCCACAACTGGCCTCAGTTGTGCTCGACTGCCGGAGGAATCGATACTGCACTCAGCGTTGGAATATATGGGATCGTATATAGCTACATTTTCAGTGATGTGCACGATGCTTATCGATACACTAAA GTGGCGTTGACCTTATTCGTCGGAGTCGCTATGGGTATCGCTTGGGGCAGTCTCGCAAAATTGATACCTCACTCTCGAAACCCCTACGTTACTGAATTGAGGGTTCTCTTCGTGTTACTCGGTGGACTGTTTGGAAACTTTTTGACGCTGCACTTGGGCTGGGGCGGCGCTG GCGGTGTAGCTGTATTAGCGTGCAACGCAACAGCGGCGAATCACTGGTCGCGCGACGGTTGGAAGTTAAACAACAACCCTGCCTCGACCGTTTATCGCGTTTTGTGGGCAGCTTTGGAGCCTGCCGTGTTCGCATACACTGGAACATACTTTGAa atACAACACACATTAACTGACACAATACTAAAAGGATTTGGAATCCTGTTAGTTTGTTTAGCTGTGAGACTAGCGTGCGCTTTCCTGATGTGTTGGGATATGAGCGTCAAGGAAAGAATTTTTATATGCTGCAGCTGGACGCCAAAATCTATAGTGGAG GCCGTACTATGTCCGCTGGCACTGAACACATTAATTTTACGAGGCGGAAAAAACGAACAAGAAATGGAATACGCAGAGCAACTAATGAGGCTAGTTGTTCAAGCAATTCTAGTAACAACTCCTGTTGGTTATTTGTTCACAAAGCATTTGGGGCCGGTGCTGTTACGAGACAAACGCAAAGAATTTCGGAAcg agtCCGAAGCATGA
- the LOC101744857 gene encoding sodium/hydrogen exchanger 9B2 isoform X3, whose translation MAKNKEKTAVLEKGVYIIHADEELKTPDLSPSTDTEKNTSKDNVKNKGTWLHTSTPTVVHFLALITQGLLVWGLLWLAWGDGWSWNGKWFKPAVVVVIAWSSGQLLQRLTTLPPLLAAILTGILARNLGYLDMRGYPHVDNFLRKIYPVIILGKSSLGWDLKFMKANWRQVFSLGVVPWTAEVLALATCSRYFLHYPWVWGILLGSIYASLSCAVVMPSVLKVGTSPDRTHNWPQLCSTAGGIDTALSVGIYGIVYSYIFSDVHDAYRYTKVALTLFVGVAMGIAWGSLAKLIPHSRNPYVTELRVLFVLLGGLFGNFLTLHLGWGGAGGVAVLACNATAANHWSRDGWKLNNNPASTVYRVLWAALEPAVFAYTGTYFELWSDRPRGFLNAMIYLSSRGLLKSHEWKAATWLCSFPTTMSQYASE comes from the exons ATAAGGAAAAGACGGCCGTCCTCGAGAAAGGCGTCTACATTATACACGCCGATGAGGAACTAAAAAC GCCAGACTTGTCACCTAGTACCGATACCGAAAAAAATACCTCAAAGGATAATGTGAAAAATAAAGGTACTTGGTTACATACATCGACTCCAACAGTTGTTCATTTTTTGGCATTAATTACTCAAG GTCTTTTAGTTTGGGGGCTACTTTGGCTTGCGTGGGGAGACGGGTGGAGTTGGAATGGAAAATGGTTCAAACCAGCAGTCGTTGTGGTTATCGCATGGAGCAGCGGACAACTCCTACAGAGACTCACTACGCTCCCTCCACTTCTGGCTGCTATACTAACAGGAATCCTTGCAAGAAATTTAGGCTACCTCGACATGCGAGGATACCCACACGTGGACAACTTTTTAAG GAAAATTTACCCAGTGATAATTCTTGGCAAGTCATCTCTGGGTTGGGACTTGAAATTTATGAAGGCCAATTGGCGTCAAGTTTTCAGCCTCGGTGTGGTACCCTGGACGGCTGAGGTTCTCGCTCTCGCGACATGCTCGCGGTACTTCCTCCATTATCCCTGGGTTTGGG GCATTCTCCTTGGGTCTATCTACGCATCTTTGTCTTGTGCTGTGGTGATGCCCTCTGTATTAAAAGTTGGGACTAGTCCAGATAGGACCCACAACTGGCCTCAGTTGTGCTCGACTGCCGGAGGAATCGATACTGCACTCAGCGTTGGAATATATGGGATCGTATATAGCTACATTTTCAGTGATGTGCACGATGCTTATCGATACACTAAA GTGGCGTTGACCTTATTCGTCGGAGTCGCTATGGGTATCGCTTGGGGCAGTCTCGCAAAATTGATACCTCACTCTCGAAACCCCTACGTTACTGAATTGAGGGTTCTCTTCGTGTTACTCGGTGGACTGTTTGGAAACTTTTTGACGCTGCACTTGGGCTGGGGCGGCGCTG GCGGTGTAGCTGTATTAGCGTGCAACGCAACAGCGGCGAATCACTGGTCGCGCGACGGTTGGAAGTTAAACAACAACCCTGCCTCGACCGTTTATCGCGTTTTGTGGGCAGCTTTGGAGCCTGCCGTGTTCGCATACACTGGAACATACTTTGAa CTCTGGAGTGATCGTCCACGGGGTTTCCTGAACGCTATGATATACCTTTCCTCAAGGGGGCTTCTAAAGAGTCATGAATGgaaggcagcgacttggctttgCAGTTTTCCCACAACAATGTCCCAATACGCCAGTGAATGA
- the LOC101744857 gene encoding sodium/hydrogen exchanger 9B2 isoform X2, with product MNEEDCFIVRIADDVKDSMNQSLPDLSPSTDTEKNTSKDNVKNKGTWLHTSTPTVVHFLALITQGLLVWGLLWLAWGDGWSWNGKWFKPAVVVVIAWSSGQLLQRLTTLPPLLAAILTGILARNLGYLDMRGYPHVDNFLRKIYPVIILGKSSLGWDLKFMKANWRQVFSLGVVPWTAEVLALATCSRYFLHYPWVWGILLGSIYASLSCAVVMPSVLKVGTSPDRTHNWPQLCSTAGGIDTALSVGIYGIVYSYIFSDVHDAYRYTKVALTLFVGVAMGIAWGSLAKLIPHSRNPYVTELRVLFVLLGGLFGNFLTLHLGWGGAGGVAVLACNATAANHWSRDGWKLNNNPASTVYRVLWAALEPAVFAYTGTYFEIQHTLTDTILKGFGILLVCLAVRLACAFLMCWDMSVKERIFICCSWTPKSIVEAVLCPLALNTLILRGGKNEQEMEYAEQLMRLVVQAILVTTPVGYLFTKHLGPVLLRDKRKEFRNESEA from the exons ATGAACGAAGAAGACTGCTTTATAGTCAGGATAGCAGACGACGTTAAGGACAGTATGAATCAATCACT GCCAGACTTGTCACCTAGTACCGATACCGAAAAAAATACCTCAAAGGATAATGTGAAAAATAAAGGTACTTGGTTACATACATCGACTCCAACAGTTGTTCATTTTTTGGCATTAATTACTCAAG GTCTTTTAGTTTGGGGGCTACTTTGGCTTGCGTGGGGAGACGGGTGGAGTTGGAATGGAAAATGGTTCAAACCAGCAGTCGTTGTGGTTATCGCATGGAGCAGCGGACAACTCCTACAGAGACTCACTACGCTCCCTCCACTTCTGGCTGCTATACTAACAGGAATCCTTGCAAGAAATTTAGGCTACCTCGACATGCGAGGATACCCACACGTGGACAACTTTTTAAG GAAAATTTACCCAGTGATAATTCTTGGCAAGTCATCTCTGGGTTGGGACTTGAAATTTATGAAGGCCAATTGGCGTCAAGTTTTCAGCCTCGGTGTGGTACCCTGGACGGCTGAGGTTCTCGCTCTCGCGACATGCTCGCGGTACTTCCTCCATTATCCCTGGGTTTGGG GCATTCTCCTTGGGTCTATCTACGCATCTTTGTCTTGTGCTGTGGTGATGCCCTCTGTATTAAAAGTTGGGACTAGTCCAGATAGGACCCACAACTGGCCTCAGTTGTGCTCGACTGCCGGAGGAATCGATACTGCACTCAGCGTTGGAATATATGGGATCGTATATAGCTACATTTTCAGTGATGTGCACGATGCTTATCGATACACTAAA GTGGCGTTGACCTTATTCGTCGGAGTCGCTATGGGTATCGCTTGGGGCAGTCTCGCAAAATTGATACCTCACTCTCGAAACCCCTACGTTACTGAATTGAGGGTTCTCTTCGTGTTACTCGGTGGACTGTTTGGAAACTTTTTGACGCTGCACTTGGGCTGGGGCGGCGCTG GCGGTGTAGCTGTATTAGCGTGCAACGCAACAGCGGCGAATCACTGGTCGCGCGACGGTTGGAAGTTAAACAACAACCCTGCCTCGACCGTTTATCGCGTTTTGTGGGCAGCTTTGGAGCCTGCCGTGTTCGCATACACTGGAACATACTTTGAa atACAACACACATTAACTGACACAATACTAAAAGGATTTGGAATCCTGTTAGTTTGTTTAGCTGTGAGACTAGCGTGCGCTTTCCTGATGTGTTGGGATATGAGCGTCAAGGAAAGAATTTTTATATGCTGCAGCTGGACGCCAAAATCTATAGTGGAG GCCGTACTATGTCCGCTGGCACTGAACACATTAATTTTACGAGGCGGAAAAAACGAACAAGAAATGGAATACGCAGAGCAACTAATGAGGCTAGTTGTTCAAGCAATTCTAGTAACAACTCCTGTTGGTTATTTGTTCACAAAGCATTTGGGGCCGGTGCTGTTACGAGACAAACGCAAAGAATTTCGGAAcg agtCCGAAGCATGA
- the LOC101744857 gene encoding sodium/hydrogen exchanger 9B2 isoform X4, with translation MNEEDCFIVRIADDVKDSMNQSLPDLSPSTDTEKNTSKDNVKNKGTWLHTSTPTVVHFLALITQGLLVWGLLWLAWGDGWSWNGKWFKPAVVVVIAWSSGQLLQRLTTLPPLLAAILTGILARNLGYLDMRGYPHVDNFLRKIYPVIILGKSSLGWDLKFMKANWRQVFSLGVVPWTAEVLALATCSRYFLHYPWVWGILLGSIYASLSCAVVMPSVLKVGTSPDRTHNWPQLCSTAGGIDTALSVGIYGIVYSYIFSDVHDAYRYTKVALTLFVGVAMGIAWGSLAKLIPHSRNPYVTELRVLFVLLGGLFGNFLTLHLGWGGAGGVAVLACNATAANHWSRDGWKLNNNPASTVYRVLWAALEPAVFAYTGTYFELWSDRPRGFLNAMIYLSSRGLLKSHEWKAATWLCSFPTTMSQYASE, from the exons ATGAACGAAGAAGACTGCTTTATAGTCAGGATAGCAGACGACGTTAAGGACAGTATGAATCAATCACT GCCAGACTTGTCACCTAGTACCGATACCGAAAAAAATACCTCAAAGGATAATGTGAAAAATAAAGGTACTTGGTTACATACATCGACTCCAACAGTTGTTCATTTTTTGGCATTAATTACTCAAG GTCTTTTAGTTTGGGGGCTACTTTGGCTTGCGTGGGGAGACGGGTGGAGTTGGAATGGAAAATGGTTCAAACCAGCAGTCGTTGTGGTTATCGCATGGAGCAGCGGACAACTCCTACAGAGACTCACTACGCTCCCTCCACTTCTGGCTGCTATACTAACAGGAATCCTTGCAAGAAATTTAGGCTACCTCGACATGCGAGGATACCCACACGTGGACAACTTTTTAAG GAAAATTTACCCAGTGATAATTCTTGGCAAGTCATCTCTGGGTTGGGACTTGAAATTTATGAAGGCCAATTGGCGTCAAGTTTTCAGCCTCGGTGTGGTACCCTGGACGGCTGAGGTTCTCGCTCTCGCGACATGCTCGCGGTACTTCCTCCATTATCCCTGGGTTTGGG GCATTCTCCTTGGGTCTATCTACGCATCTTTGTCTTGTGCTGTGGTGATGCCCTCTGTATTAAAAGTTGGGACTAGTCCAGATAGGACCCACAACTGGCCTCAGTTGTGCTCGACTGCCGGAGGAATCGATACTGCACTCAGCGTTGGAATATATGGGATCGTATATAGCTACATTTTCAGTGATGTGCACGATGCTTATCGATACACTAAA GTGGCGTTGACCTTATTCGTCGGAGTCGCTATGGGTATCGCTTGGGGCAGTCTCGCAAAATTGATACCTCACTCTCGAAACCCCTACGTTACTGAATTGAGGGTTCTCTTCGTGTTACTCGGTGGACTGTTTGGAAACTTTTTGACGCTGCACTTGGGCTGGGGCGGCGCTG GCGGTGTAGCTGTATTAGCGTGCAACGCAACAGCGGCGAATCACTGGTCGCGCGACGGTTGGAAGTTAAACAACAACCCTGCCTCGACCGTTTATCGCGTTTTGTGGGCAGCTTTGGAGCCTGCCGTGTTCGCATACACTGGAACATACTTTGAa CTCTGGAGTGATCGTCCACGGGGTTTCCTGAACGCTATGATATACCTTTCCTCAAGGGGGCTTCTAAAGAGTCATGAATGgaaggcagcgacttggctttgCAGTTTTCCCACAACAATGTCCCAATACGCCAGTGAATGA